In Gemmatimonadaceae bacterium, a single genomic region encodes these proteins:
- a CDS encoding alpha-amylase/4-alpha-glucanotransferase domain-containing protein, with product MSDHAAVPPVRLVFGVHLHQPVGNFHHVFATHARDVYRPLLAQLERRRLGPALLHISGPLLEWIEEHDRPLVDQLGRLAADGAVEFLLAGMYEPILAAIPRPDRVEQIAWMRQALQTRFGVAGDGLWLTERVWEPELAADLAAAGVRYALVDDRHFLVAGFRRDQLHVPYRTESDGRPVTLLAIDERLRYLIPFRPPQEMADYLRALHAARQPLAVFADDGEKFGGWPGTHEWVYDRGWFDQFCDMLDQLRDDGVVRLCSGRDALNEVPCGGIAYLPTASYREMEGWALPPDAATRLLALEAELGTERMAGPDGSLVRGSHWRNFLVKYAESNRMQKKTFALSTLCRQRGDPVTARRAIGRAQCNDALWHGVFGGLYLPHLRAGVWSQLAIAERELRRDEGLAAEMLDLDGDGSDEVWIHSGRFSAIVAPARGGALEEYTRFDTGRNHADTLTRRLEPYHLPRPHHADAPAHEGTASIHEIEASLVFDTPPPVDLDDRAIGVPRIVSGDVTADDYARAAYEPVVTFARTRCAARIEQIGLDVVVHCTAAGYAVAWRLSPAGTINVRYTWDGAALPPGARFAPELSLAHPLELDAPGAHEVWRYEIATTAKSERGVERVRQGEAVTPLFDAAAGQAALSLR from the coding sequence ATGAGCGACCACGCCGCGGTCCCCCCGGTGCGGCTCGTGTTCGGTGTGCACCTCCACCAGCCGGTGGGCAATTTCCATCACGTGTTCGCGACCCACGCGCGTGACGTGTACCGGCCTCTGCTCGCCCAACTCGAACGCCGTCGCCTCGGGCCGGCGCTGCTCCATATCTCGGGGCCGCTGCTCGAATGGATCGAGGAACACGACCGGCCGCTGGTCGATCAACTCGGCAGGCTCGCCGCCGACGGCGCCGTGGAATTCCTGCTCGCCGGCATGTACGAGCCGATCCTCGCCGCCATTCCGCGCCCCGACCGCGTGGAGCAGATCGCCTGGATGCGCCAGGCGCTCCAGACGCGGTTCGGCGTTGCCGGCGACGGCCTCTGGCTCACCGAGCGTGTGTGGGAACCGGAACTCGCCGCCGACCTCGCCGCCGCCGGCGTCCGCTACGCGCTCGTGGATGACCGGCACTTCCTGGTCGCCGGGTTCCGCCGCGACCAGCTGCACGTCCCCTATCGCACCGAGAGCGACGGCCGGCCGGTGACGCTGCTCGCGATCGACGAGCGGTTGCGCTACCTGATCCCGTTCCGCCCGCCCCAAGAGATGGCGGACTACCTGCGCGCGCTCCACGCCGCGCGGCAGCCGCTGGCCGTGTTCGCGGACGACGGTGAGAAATTCGGCGGGTGGCCCGGCACACACGAGTGGGTGTACGACCGCGGCTGGTTCGATCAATTCTGCGACATGCTCGACCAGCTGCGCGACGACGGCGTGGTGCGGCTCTGCTCGGGTCGCGATGCGCTGAACGAGGTGCCGTGCGGCGGTATCGCCTACCTGCCCACCGCGTCCTATCGCGAGATGGAGGGCTGGGCCCTGCCACCCGACGCCGCCACCCGGCTCCTCGCGCTCGAGGCCGAACTCGGCACCGAGCGCATGGCGGGCCCCGACGGCTCCCTCGTACGCGGTTCGCATTGGCGCAACTTCCTGGTCAAGTACGCCGAGTCCAACCGGATGCAGAAGAAGACGTTCGCGCTCAGCACGCTCTGCCGGCAGCGCGGTGATCCGGTCACGGCGCGGCGCGCCATCGGACGTGCGCAATGCAACGACGCGCTGTGGCACGGGGTGTTCGGCGGGTTGTACCTGCCCCACCTGCGGGCCGGCGTGTGGAGCCAGCTCGCGATCGCCGAACGCGAACTCCGGCGCGACGAGGGCCTCGCCGCCGAGATGTTGGACCTCGACGGCGACGGGTCCGACGAGGTGTGGATCCACTCGGGCCGCTTCTCGGCCATCGTCGCGCCGGCCCGTGGCGGAGCGCTGGAGGAATACACGCGCTTCGACACGGGACGGAATCATGCCGACACGCTCACACGGCGCCTCGAGCCGTACCACCTGCCGCGACCGCACCACGCCGACGCGCCGGCCCACGAGGGGACCGCCAGCATCCACGAAATCGAAGCTTCCCTGGTATTCGACACGCCCCCGCCGGTCGATCTGGACGATCGCGCCATCGGAGTGCCGCGTATCGTCAGCGGCGACGTGACCGCCGACGACTACGCGCGGGCAGCGTACGAGCCGGTGGTGACGTTCGCCCGCACCCGCTGCGCCGCGCGCATCGAGCAGATCGGCCTCGACGTGGTCGTGCACTGCACCGCCGCCGGATACGCGGTGGCATGGCGCCTGTCCCCCGCGGGCACGATCAATGTTCGCTACACGTGGGACGGTGCCGCGCTGCCGCCGGGCGCGCGGTTCGCGCCGGAGTTGTCGCTCGCCCATCCCCTCGAACTCGACGCGCCCGGCGCCCACGAGGTATGGCGCTACGAGATCGCCACCACCGCCAAGTCGGAGCGCGGCGTCGAACGGGTGCGGCAGGGCGAGGCGGTGACGCCGTTGTTCGATGCCGCGGCCGGCCAGGCCGCGCTCTCGCTCAGATAG
- a CDS encoding glycoside hydrolase family 15 protein encodes MPRDLPLANGSLLVCFGRDYVIRDIYFPNIGKDNHATGHPFHFGVWTEGQMAWMGPDWQPDMRYAADTMVTDVRARHGGLGISLVCRDAVDFFENVLVRHIVVRNEAARPRDIRVFFHHDFHISGTDVGDTAFYDPDTQAIIHYKDDRYFLMNCASGGVVGVPQYACGNKEVDGKEGTWRDAEDGELQGNPIAQGSVDSTIGITLHVPAQGAAELSYWMAAGTKYQVVAIIDRVMRAKTAERLLDRTHNYWALWGGRGPGADSDLSARALERYAQSLLIMRSQIDGNGAVLAANDTDMTLEARDTYSYVWPRDGSLVSVALIRAGYARPAERFFEFCSRVISPKGFLRHKFNPDGTLASTWQPYVRDGQAVLPIQEDETALVVWALWENFVKFHDVESTAPFYRSLVTRPADFMLGFVDPQTGLPKPSFDLWEERWGVHAFTVAAVIAGLRAAAELSDAFGEGERSARYRAGADRMLEGFRSVMWNDREQRFARMASPTPSGYTLDMTMDSSLFGLVELDILPPDDAQLESTVRQIAERLRVHTDIGGMARYENDRYHQVETQQLDVAEGNPWFISTLWLARYHIKRATPDDRAIGRALIEWAAERALPSGVMAEQLNPYTGEPLSVSPLTWSHAAYVLAVHDYLDRASPPAI; translated from the coding sequence ATGCCTCGTGACCTTCCGCTCGCCAACGGATCGCTGCTCGTGTGCTTCGGTCGCGACTACGTGATTCGCGACATCTATTTTCCGAACATCGGCAAGGACAACCACGCCACCGGGCACCCGTTCCACTTCGGCGTCTGGACCGAAGGGCAGATGGCGTGGATGGGTCCCGACTGGCAGCCCGACATGCGCTACGCCGCCGACACGATGGTCACGGACGTCAGGGCGCGGCACGGGGGGCTGGGGATCTCGCTCGTCTGCCGCGACGCGGTGGATTTCTTCGAGAACGTCCTGGTGCGCCACATCGTCGTGCGCAACGAGGCCGCGCGGCCGCGCGACATCCGGGTGTTCTTCCATCATGATTTTCATATCAGTGGCACCGACGTGGGCGACACGGCCTTCTACGATCCCGACACGCAGGCGATCATCCACTACAAGGACGACCGCTACTTTCTGATGAACTGTGCCAGCGGCGGCGTCGTGGGCGTGCCCCAATACGCCTGCGGAAACAAGGAAGTGGACGGCAAGGAAGGGACCTGGCGGGACGCCGAGGACGGCGAACTGCAGGGCAATCCGATCGCCCAGGGATCGGTGGATTCCACGATCGGCATCACGCTCCACGTGCCCGCGCAGGGGGCGGCGGAGCTGTCGTACTGGATGGCGGCGGGCACGAAATACCAGGTCGTGGCGATCATCGACCGCGTCATGCGAGCCAAGACGGCGGAACGGCTGCTCGACCGCACGCACAACTACTGGGCCCTGTGGGGCGGTCGCGGACCCGGGGCCGACAGCGACCTCTCGGCGCGGGCGCTCGAACGGTATGCGCAGAGTCTGCTCATCATGCGCTCGCAGATCGATGGCAACGGGGCCGTGTTGGCGGCCAACGATACGGACATGACGCTCGAGGCCCGGGACACCTACTCGTACGTGTGGCCGCGCGACGGCTCCCTCGTGTCGGTGGCGCTGATCCGCGCCGGGTACGCGCGGCCAGCCGAGCGGTTCTTCGAGTTCTGCTCGCGCGTGATCTCTCCCAAGGGATTCCTGCGCCACAAGTTCAACCCCGACGGCACGCTCGCGTCCACGTGGCAGCCGTACGTGCGCGACGGCCAGGCCGTGCTGCCCATCCAGGAAGACGAGACGGCGCTGGTCGTGTGGGCGCTGTGGGAGAACTTCGTCAAATTCCATGACGTCGAGAGCACGGCGCCGTTCTACCGTTCGCTGGTCACACGGCCGGCAGACTTCATGCTCGGGTTCGTGGACCCGCAGACCGGGCTGCCCAAACCGTCGTTCGACTTGTGGGAGGAACGCTGGGGCGTGCACGCGTTCACGGTGGCCGCCGTGATCGCCGGGCTGCGGGCGGCGGCCGAACTGTCGGATGCGTTCGGTGAGGGCGAGCGCTCGGCGCGCTATCGCGCCGGCGCGGACCGAATGCTCGAAGGGTTCCGCAGCGTCATGTGGAACGACCGCGAGCAGCGCTTCGCCCGTATGGCGTCGCCGACGCCGTCGGGCTACACGCTGGACATGACCATGGACTCGAGCCTGTTCGGATTGGTGGAACTGGACATCCTGCCGCCGGACGACGCCCAACTGGAGTCCACGGTGCGGCAGATCGCGGAGCGGCTGCGGGTGCACACCGACATCGGGGGTATGGCGCGGTACGAGAACGATCGCTACCACCAGGTCGAGACGCAGCAGCTCGACGTGGCGGAGGGGAACCCGTGGTTCATCTCCACGCTCTGGCTGGCGCGCTACCACATCAAGCGGGCCACGCCGGACGATCGCGCGATCGGCCGCGCGCTCATCGAGTGGGCGGCCGAGCGGGCGCTGCCGTCGGGAGTGATGGCGGAGCAGTTGAATCCTTATACCGGCGAACCGCTCTCCGTGTCACCGCTCACGTGGAGCCACGCGGCGTACGTGCTCGCCGTGCACGACTACCTGGATCGCGCGTCGCCGCCGGCTATCTGA
- a CDS encoding hemolysin III family protein translates to MSHRTQTLGEEIANSVSHGAGLLASIAALPLLVMAGVRRHDVWQVVAGAIYASTLVLLYGASTFYHAVPARSHAKQVLRVVDHGAIYLLIAGTYTPFALGALRGPWGWSLLGTIWTLAVAGIVLKAGVGFAYPRLSTAVYLLMGWLVVIAIHPLAVAVGPAGLAWLLAGGLSYTVGVLFYTRPRMRYAHLVWHLFVLAGSACQFVAVAAYASGIPR, encoded by the coding sequence ATGTCACATCGTACGCAGACGCTCGGCGAGGAGATCGCGAATTCGGTGAGTCACGGCGCTGGGCTGTTGGCCAGCATCGCGGCATTGCCCCTGCTCGTGATGGCCGGCGTGCGGCGTCACGACGTGTGGCAGGTGGTGGCCGGCGCCATCTACGCCAGCACCCTGGTGCTGCTCTACGGCGCGTCCACGTTCTACCATGCGGTTCCGGCGCGGTCGCACGCCAAGCAGGTGCTGCGCGTGGTGGATCACGGGGCGATCTATCTCTTGATCGCCGGCACGTACACGCCGTTCGCGCTGGGCGCGCTCCGCGGGCCGTGGGGATGGTCGCTGCTGGGCACGATCTGGACCCTCGCCGTGGCGGGGATCGTGCTCAAGGCGGGCGTGGGGTTCGCGTACCCGCGCCTGTCCACGGCCGTGTATCTGCTCATGGGCTGGCTGGTCGTGATCGCCATTCACCCGTTGGCGGTGGCGGTGGGGCCGGCCGGACTGGCCTGGCTGCTCGCCGGTGGCCTGAGCTACACAGTCGGGGTCCTGTTCTACACCAGGCCCCGCATGCGGTATGCCCATCTGGTCTGGCACCTGTTCGTGCTGGCCGGCAGCGCGTGCCAATTCGTGGCCGTGGCGGCGTATGCGAGCGGGATTCCGCGCTGA
- a CDS encoding NADP-dependent oxidoreductase, which translates to MPLTVSRQIRLASRPRGTPTAENFAVATVEVGEPAEGQVLVRNQFMSVDPYMRGRMNDVRSYVPPFALGQPLEGSAVGEVIASRAKGFAAGDVVTSMLGWREAFVADATALRKVDAAVQPRSAWLGVLGITGFTAWVGLNLAGVKAGDRVFVSAAAGAVGSVAGQLARHRGCFVVGSAGSGDKVALLTGTLGFDAAFNYRDGDLAGQLAAAAPQGIDVYFDNVGGDHLEAALSAMRPFGRIIACGAISVYNEAVPPPGPRNLALVIGKRLTVKGFIVGDHLAQMPAFADEARGALAAGRLRALETIVAGLERAPEAFLQLFRGGNTGKMVVSLG; encoded by the coding sequence ATGCCCCTCACCGTCAGCCGCCAGATCCGTCTGGCGTCCCGCCCGCGCGGGACGCCCACCGCCGAGAATTTCGCGGTGGCGACGGTGGAAGTGGGCGAGCCCGCTGAAGGGCAGGTGCTGGTGCGGAACCAATTCATGTCGGTGGACCCCTACATGCGGGGCCGGATGAACGACGTGCGGTCGTACGTACCGCCGTTCGCGCTGGGGCAACCGCTGGAGGGCTCGGCGGTGGGTGAGGTGATCGCGTCGCGGGCCAAGGGGTTCGCCGCCGGCGACGTGGTGACCTCGATGCTCGGCTGGCGTGAGGCGTTCGTGGCCGATGCGACCGCGCTGCGAAAGGTCGACGCCGCGGTGCAACCGCGTTCGGCGTGGCTCGGAGTGCTCGGCATCACGGGGTTCACGGCGTGGGTGGGGCTCAACCTCGCGGGGGTGAAGGCGGGCGACCGCGTGTTCGTCTCAGCGGCTGCCGGCGCGGTGGGAAGCGTTGCGGGCCAGTTGGCCAGACACCGGGGATGCTTCGTGGTGGGGAGTGCCGGCTCCGGGGACAAGGTGGCGCTGCTGACCGGCACGCTGGGGTTCGATGCGGCGTTCAACTATCGGGACGGCGATCTGGCGGGGCAGTTGGCGGCCGCGGCGCCGCAGGGGATCGACGTCTATTTCGACAACGTGGGTGGCGATCACCTCGAAGCGGCGCTGTCGGCCATGCGTCCCTTCGGACGGATCATCGCCTGCGGCGCCATTTCGGTGTATAACGAGGCGGTACCCCCGCCGGGGCCGCGCAATCTGGCGCTGGTGATCGGCAAGCGCCTGACGGTGAAGGGATTCATCGTGGGCGACCACCTGGCGCAGATGCCGGCGTTCGCCGACGAGGCGCGCGGCGCGCTGGCCGCCGGGCGACTGCGGGCGCTGGAAACGATCGTGGCGGGGTTGGAACGGGCGCCGGAGGCGTTCCTGCAGCTGTTCCGCGGCGGCAACACGGGCAAGATGGTGGTGAGCCTGGGGTGA
- a CDS encoding M14 family metallopeptidase — MSALVVGTATARRSAKVSGFIHVPDAADPGTDIPVTIVAGAVAGPVLALVAGTHGSEPSPILALQRVRAELDPTVLSGTVVIVQIANVPSFQHRTIYRGPWDQKNLNRVFPGRADGSASERIAHAITTQVIDRCDCLLDMHSGDGNESLRPYSYWNHLGVDPRVDTVAREMALAFGLDHIVIDRGRPRDLNATLYCANTAHVRGKPAVTTEAGGVGVPTADMVAVNVRGAFRVMRCINMLPGPRELVEHPVWLEPSEVLTSPGTGLWYPAVHADQFVAKGTVLGHLTNYFGDPIGTVRAPLAGIVMYVVASPAMGEGEPVAMVAAVAAGS, encoded by the coding sequence GTGTCCGCTCTCGTCGTCGGTACCGCCACGGCGCGCCGCAGCGCCAAAGTATCGGGCTTCATCCACGTTCCGGACGCCGCCGATCCCGGCACCGACATCCCGGTCACGATCGTCGCAGGGGCAGTCGCCGGACCGGTGCTCGCGCTCGTCGCGGGCACGCATGGCTCGGAACCGTCGCCCATCCTGGCCCTGCAGCGCGTGCGCGCCGAACTCGACCCCACCGTTCTCAGCGGCACCGTCGTGATCGTGCAGATCGCCAACGTGCCGTCGTTCCAGCACCGTACCATCTACCGCGGCCCGTGGGATCAGAAAAATCTCAACCGCGTGTTCCCCGGCCGCGCCGACGGCTCGGCGTCGGAGCGCATCGCCCACGCCATCACCACGCAGGTCATCGACCGGTGCGACTGCCTGCTCGACATGCACTCCGGAGACGGCAACGAGTCGCTGCGCCCTTACTCGTACTGGAACCATCTCGGCGTCGATCCGCGCGTGGACACGGTGGCGCGCGAGATGGCGCTCGCCTTCGGCCTCGACCACATCGTGATCGACCGCGGCCGGCCGCGCGACCTGAACGCCACGCTCTACTGCGCCAACACGGCACACGTGCGGGGCAAGCCCGCCGTGACCACCGAGGCGGGCGGCGTGGGCGTGCCCACCGCCGACATGGTCGCCGTCAACGTGCGCGGCGCGTTCCGCGTCATGCGGTGCATCAACATGCTCCCGGGGCCGCGCGAACTGGTGGAACACCCGGTGTGGCTCGAGCCGTCGGAGGTGCTCACGAGTCCCGGGACCGGCCTCTGGTACCCCGCCGTGCACGCCGACCAATTCGTCGCCAAGGGAACGGTGCTCGGCCACCTCACGAATTACTTCGGCGATCCGATCGGCACCGTCCGCGCCCCGTTGGCGGGAATCGTCATGTACGTCGTGGCGTCGCCGGCCATGGGCGAGGGCGAACCGGTGGCCATGGTGGCCGCCGTTGCCGCCGGTTCGTGA
- a CDS encoding HAD family acid phosphatase: MKHLENGVWRRLAMTAVVAGVAACTSAVRPAPAPAPAAELSPALRWMRRSAEYRAITREVYRQAAQRLEELAPAIGRGSWGVILDADETVLDNSEYAVRRERLDSGYTEPSWTTWVKEEAAGTVPGAVAFTRRVHALGGRVVIVTNRDDSVCAETRANLRKVGVDADVVLCMLPGQDDKNPRFARVLNGTASPDLPPLTVLEWLGDNIQDFPRLTQAVRGDTATYALFGRQYFALPNPDYGSWQENEVR, from the coding sequence GTGAAGCATCTCGAAAATGGCGTATGGCGCCGCCTGGCGATGACCGCGGTGGTGGCCGGAGTGGCCGCCTGCACGTCGGCGGTGCGGCCGGCGCCGGCGCCGGCGCCCGCTGCCGAGTTGTCGCCCGCCCTGCGCTGGATGCGACGTTCGGCCGAGTATCGCGCGATCACACGCGAGGTGTACCGGCAGGCGGCGCAGCGACTGGAAGAACTTGCACCGGCCATCGGGCGAGGAAGTTGGGGGGTGATACTCGACGCGGATGAGACCGTGCTCGACAACAGCGAATACGCGGTACGCCGGGAGCGGCTCGACAGCGGCTATACCGAGCCGAGCTGGACGACGTGGGTGAAGGAGGAGGCCGCCGGAACGGTGCCGGGCGCCGTGGCGTTCACGCGCCGGGTGCACGCCTTGGGGGGGCGGGTGGTGATCGTCACCAACCGCGACGACTCCGTGTGCGCGGAGACGCGGGCCAACCTGCGCAAGGTGGGCGTGGACGCCGACGTCGTGCTCTGCATGCTGCCGGGCCAGGACGACAAGAATCCGCGCTTCGCGCGCGTGCTGAACGGCACGGCGTCGCCGGATCTCCCGCCGTTGACCGTGCTCGAATGGCTGGGCGACAACATCCAGGACTTCCCGCGGCTGACGCAGGCCGTGCGCGGTGACACGGCGACGTACGCGCTGTTCGGGCGGCAGTATTTCGCGCTGCCGAACCCGGACTACGGGTCGTGGCAGGAGAACGAAGTGCGGTAG
- a CDS encoding NAD(P)-dependent oxidoreductase — MVAWLGTGLLGSSFVRALLTRGETVHVWNRSGDKAKALEADGAKAFLDPADAVRGADRVHVTLSDDAAVDDVLESARPGFREGVVIVDHTTTSADGTAARVARWAERGVAFQHAPVFMGPQNALEASGMMLASGDRALFDWLKPELTRMTGKLVHFGPQPERAAGLKLLGNSFLVAMIAGLADVLTLAQSLHIPARDAAALFDAFNPGAAVPARLKRMLEADFEHPSWTLAMARKDARLMLDAAADGGRALTVIPAAAELMDRWLNAGHAQDDWTVISSEVVS, encoded by the coding sequence ATGGTAGCATGGCTGGGAACAGGGCTCCTGGGATCGAGTTTCGTCCGCGCGCTCCTGACGCGCGGCGAGACCGTACACGTCTGGAACCGATCGGGGGACAAGGCGAAGGCGCTCGAGGCGGACGGCGCCAAGGCATTTCTCGATCCGGCCGACGCCGTGCGCGGCGCCGATCGGGTCCACGTCACGCTCTCCGACGACGCCGCCGTGGACGACGTGTTGGAATCGGCGCGCCCCGGGTTCCGCGAGGGCGTGGTGATCGTGGATCACACCACGACATCGGCGGACGGCACGGCCGCGCGGGTGGCGCGCTGGGCGGAGCGCGGTGTGGCGTTCCAGCACGCGCCGGTGTTCATGGGGCCGCAGAACGCGCTGGAAGCAAGCGGGATGATGCTCGCGTCGGGCGACCGCGCATTGTTCGATTGGCTCAAGCCCGAGCTCACGAGGATGACCGGCAAGCTCGTGCACTTCGGACCGCAGCCGGAGCGTGCCGCCGGGCTGAAGCTGTTGGGGAACTCGTTTCTCGTGGCGATGATCGCGGGGCTGGCCGACGTCCTGACGCTGGCCCAATCGCTGCACATACCGGCCCGCGACGCGGCTGCGCTGTTCGATGCGTTCAATCCGGGGGCGGCGGTCCCCGCCCGCCTGAAGCGGATGCTCGAAGCCGACTTCGAGCACCCCTCGTGGACCCTGGCCATGGCGCGCAAGGACGCCCGGCTGATGCTCGATGCCGCTGCCGACGGGGGTCGCGCGCTCACCGTCATTCCCGCGGCGGCCGAACTGATGGACCGGTGGTTGAACGCGGGCCACGCGCAGGACGACTGGACGGTCATCTCGAGCGAGGTGGTATCGTGA
- a CDS encoding APC family permease produces the protein MRSKTSAAEAADARAVQAHSAELKRELGLFDLVLTQVMFVVGAQWVGTAAILGHAQVFYWLLAMALFYLPQAAVVIHLNRLMPLEGGLYQWAKLGFNDGIGFLVAWNLWVFALILLSSYGLVIADTFSYALGPGAAWFTSTKWYDGAVSGFVVATIILVSLYGLRLGKWVHDAGGLAHLITFGALLLMPLIALSHHAITNYHPFAVAVPRASLLSVNIFSKLALGALTGFEYVAILAGETRDPKRAIGRSVMIATPIIALMFILGTGAVLSATPIGKIDLIAPIPQALTLGLRSFGFAVYIVPVLTMLLLTRHIANVNLLFAANTRLPMVAGWDGLLPAWFTRLHPRFRTPLNSILFVGAVTLVFAALSLVGVGLQEAFQLLDNAAGILYAIAYLAMFALPIVGMRGFDKPPLWLRLAAVSGFAVTLLYVVFSVFPIIDVKSGQSFAAKIIAVVVGTNVIGIGLYVVASRRKAARASGS, from the coding sequence GTGAGATCCAAGACGTCGGCGGCGGAAGCGGCGGACGCGCGCGCCGTGCAGGCGCACAGCGCCGAATTGAAGCGCGAGCTGGGTCTGTTCGACCTGGTGCTCACGCAGGTGATGTTCGTGGTCGGCGCCCAGTGGGTGGGCACGGCGGCCATCCTCGGCCATGCCCAGGTGTTCTACTGGCTGCTGGCCATGGCGCTGTTCTATCTGCCGCAGGCCGCGGTCGTGATCCATCTCAACCGGCTGATGCCGCTCGAGGGCGGCCTCTACCAGTGGGCGAAGCTGGGGTTCAACGACGGCATCGGCTTCCTCGTCGCGTGGAACCTGTGGGTGTTCGCGCTGATCCTGCTGTCGTCGTACGGGCTGGTGATCGCCGACACCTTCAGCTATGCGCTCGGGCCGGGGGCGGCGTGGTTCACGTCCACCAAGTGGTACGACGGCGCCGTGAGCGGGTTCGTCGTGGCCACGATCATCCTCGTGTCGTTGTACGGGCTCCGCTTGGGCAAGTGGGTGCACGACGCCGGCGGGCTCGCGCACCTGATCACCTTCGGCGCGCTCCTGCTGATGCCGCTGATCGCGCTGTCGCATCATGCCATCACGAACTACCATCCGTTCGCCGTCGCGGTGCCCAGGGCCTCGCTGCTGTCGGTGAACATCTTCAGCAAGCTGGCGCTGGGAGCGCTCACCGGGTTCGAGTACGTGGCGATCCTCGCCGGTGAGACACGCGACCCCAAGCGCGCCATCGGACGGTCGGTGATGATCGCCACGCCGATCATCGCGCTCATGTTCATCCTCGGCACCGGCGCCGTGCTGTCGGCCACTCCCATCGGGAAGATCGACCTCATTGCGCCGATCCCGCAGGCGCTCACCCTGGGGCTGCGGTCGTTCGGGTTTGCGGTGTACATCGTGCCGGTGCTCACGATGCTGCTGCTCACACGGCACATCGCCAACGTGAATCTGCTGTTCGCCGCGAACACGCGGCTGCCGATGGTGGCGGGCTGGGACGGTCTGCTCCCCGCCTGGTTCACGCGCCTGCACCCGCGGTTCCGCACGCCGCTCAACTCGATCCTGTTCGTCGGTGCGGTGACGCTGGTGTTCGCGGCGCTGAGCCTGGTGGGTGTGGGGCTGCAGGAGGCGTTCCAGTTACTCGACAACGCGGCGGGCATCCTGTACGCGATCGCGTATCTGGCAATGTTCGCGCTGCCCATCGTCGGCATGCGCGGCTTCGACAAGCCGCCGCTCTGGCTCCGACTGGCCGCCGTGTCCGGATTCGCGGTGACGCTGCTCTACGTCGTCTTCTCGGTGTTCCCGATCATCGACGTGAAGAGCGGGCAATCGTTTGCGGCCAAGATCATCGCCGTGGTCGTGGGAACGAACGTCATCGGCATCGGACTGTACGTCGTGGCGAGCCGGCGCAAGGCCGCGCGCGCTTCCGGATCATGA